CAAAAGTGCTTCGCTTTTGAATTCATCTTTCGTTTGTCTTAATGCTCTGTTATGTCGATAGAATAAAATAACAATAATTAGAGATAAAATAACAATAAAGACGATATAAAGATAAATTTTGTTCTGAGCTCCATTAGATTCTTCTTCTTTATCGCTCAGCATATGATCTATTGAAATATTGATCGCTTCATTCTGAATATCTTCCAGAGCAGTTTTTTCTTCTGTATATTTTTGCATCGCCTCTTCTTCTTTCTGAGGTTCATTGAGCATTTTATACGTTTTTGCTATAGATTCATAGATGCCGGGAATATTATAGAGTCTGTTGGTTTTACTGTAGCAATCCAATGCTTTATTATAGTACTCCAATGCTGTTTTATAGTCTTCCTGGGTAAAATAATAGTCTCCATAAGTGAGATAGACAAATCCACTCTGAACATTCGCTTTACCTGTATTGACAATTTTTTCTGAAGCTTTCTGAAGATAAATCAGAGCAGAATCTTTTCTTTTGGTGTACATCAAATGATGTTTGGCTAAAAGGGTATTCAATAAAACTCCCTGCCCGTCAATTCTTTTTCCTTTCTGTAAATAAATATAGGAAGAATCTGCCTTATTTACTTTATATAAAAAGTCTGCCCTGTTGGCATAAAGCCTATACAGATAAAATTTTCTTTTCTCTGTATCTGGAATATTTTTTAGATAATATAAACCTTTCGCATTCAAATCCAAAGCACTTTTATAAAGGCCTATTACACCATTTAGCTGACTTTGCTCCTGATAGAGTCTTGCTTTTAAAACAGAACTCTTGACTTTCTTAAGTTCTTTTTCAGCCAGGGAAAGATAAGACAACCCTCTTTTATAATTTCCGATGGTTGCTGAAATATTGGAGATATTGATATAACAAAGGATAATTCCTTCCTTATAATCTTTTTCTTCCGCAATCTTCAGATAGTTTTTATTAAGCCGGACAAGATTTTCATAATCTCCCTGAATTCGGAGTGATTCTGTTTTCTTAAGCAAAATACTATCAAATCTTTGATATGAAAAGGATCTCTGACCATACGCCGATCCGGTACAACACAGCAGAAATAAAAAAAAGAAAATATATGAATAA
This Chryseobacterium sp. G0162 DNA region includes the following protein-coding sequences:
- a CDS encoding tetratricopeptide repeat protein; amino-acid sequence: MLKKTESLRIQGDYENLVRLNKNYLKIAEEKDYKEGIILCYINISNISATIGNYKRGLSYLSLAEKELKKVKSSVLKARLYQEQSQLNGVIGLYKSALDLNAKGLYYLKNIPDTEKRKFYLYRLYANRADFLYKVNKADSSYIYLQKGKRIDGQGVLLNTLLAKHHLMYTKRKDSALIYLQKASEKIVNTGKANVQSGFVYLTYGDYYFTQEDYKTALEYYNKALDCYSKTNRLYNIPGIYESIAKTYKMLNEPQKEEEAMQKYTEEKTALEDIQNEAINISIDHMLSDKEEESNGAQNKIYLYIVFIVILSLIIVILFYRHNRALRQTKDEFKSEALLLKSRINDSFDELVGLAKKNDSTFLVRFQEIYPEFCSRLLEINPKLGASELTFCAMIKLNFTSKEIAEYTFIQHKSVQQKKHRLRKKLNVPTEQELFIFFDSL